Below is a window of Picosynechococcus sp. PCC 7002 DNA.
CGGTCACTCCCTCCTTTTCCTCTGGGGCCCCGAAGCCAACTGGAACTTTGCCCGTTGGTGCCAACTCGGTGGACTCTGGAGCTTTGTTGCCCTCCATGGTGCTTTTGGTCTGATCGGTTTCATGCTGCGTCAGTTTGAAATTGCCCGTCTGGTGGGTATCCGCCCCTACAATGCGATCGCCTTCTCTGGCCCCATCGCGGTATTCGTCAGTGTATTCCTGATGTACCCCTTGGGTCAGTCTAGCTGGTTCTTTGCCCCCAGCTTTGGTGTCGCTGGTATCTTCCGTTTCATTCTGTTCTTACAAGGTTTCCACAACTGGACGCTCAACCCCTTCCACATGATGGGGGTTGCAGGGATTCTCGGTGGTGCGCTGCTCTGTGCGATCCACGGTGCAACGGTAGAGAACACCCTATTTGAAGACAGTGACCAAGCAAATACCTTCCGCGCTTTTGAGCCGACCCAGGCAGAAGAAACCTACTCGATGGTGACCGCGAACCGTTTCTGGTCTCAGATTTTCGGGATTGCGTTTTCCAACAAGCGTTGGTTGCACTTCTTCATGCTGTTTGTGCCGGTGACTGGGCTATGGATGAGTTCTGTGGGGATTGTGGGTTTAGCATTGAACCTGCGTGCCTATGACTTTGTATCCCAGGAAATCCGCGCGGCGGAAGACCCCGAATTTGAAACGTTCTACACGAAGAATATTCTGTTGAACGAAGGTATGCGTGCATGGATGGCACCGCAAGACCAAATTCACGAACAATTTGTATTCCCTGAAGAAGTTCTACCCCGTGGTAACGCGCTCTAAGAACATTTTTCAAAGATTCAATTGTTTAGCCCTTACCCTCCAAGTTGGAGGGTTTTTTCTTGGAACTTTTACCGAGGAATTTTAAAGAGCAGGCTGCCATTTGCCATGGAAGCTGGGGGGAATAATTTCAGGAAATTCTAGGATACAAAGGGGTTCAGCCTCCAGGCGATCGCCACCGTAGATTCTGAGTTCACTCCGGTTAGCTGGGGCATTAAAGACAACAGTTAAGAGCCAGATTTCATCGGAATTCTGGGGATTTTGGACGGGGATGGGTTCGGAGGGGTAATGGTTGGCGCCCATATCTGCCATAGTGAAGGTTTCTGTACGGTGGTCAAAAGCGGCGATCGCATTAATGATCTCGTGACCAATGTCTGTTTCCTGGCGATGGACCCCCATAAAGGTTTTGAGCCAAGGCTGCCCGGTGCGGGATTCGAGGGTGATCGGAAATTCACAGGAGCGATCGCAAATTTCGTAGGCTTCAATGACCTTGGCTGTTTTCGGTGCCAGTCGGTAGCGCCAGAGGGTGCCCTTT
It encodes the following:
- the psbD gene encoding photosystem II D2 protein (photosystem q(a) protein), translating into MTIAVGRAPQERGWFDVLDDWLKRDRFVFVGWSGILLFPCAFMALGGWLTGTTFVTSWYTHGLASSYLEGCNFLTVAVSSPADSLGHSLLFLWGPEANWNFARWCQLGGLWSFVALHGAFGLIGFMLRQFEIARLVGIRPYNAIAFSGPIAVFVSVFLMYPLGQSSWFFAPSFGVAGIFRFILFLQGFHNWTLNPFHMMGVAGILGGALLCAIHGATVENTLFEDSDQANTFRAFEPTQAEETYSMVTANRFWSQIFGIAFSNKRWLHFFMLFVPVTGLWMSSVGIVGLALNLRAYDFVSQEIRAAEDPEFETFYTKNILLNEGMRAWMAPQDQIHEQFVFPEEVLPRGNAL